From Corticium candelabrum chromosome 9, ooCorCand1.1, whole genome shotgun sequence:
ATTCAATCCGACTCTCTTCTTCACTACATAGAGCCCCCTCCATTTCATTAATAGTTTGTTCGTGTCCGTAGGAGAAGAACAAGGGCTTTGTCACCCACCGACAGTTCGCGATGTCCAGCTCTCAGATCGTAATACCTTTTCTGGTGTTGCTGGGCCTTCTGTGGCTCCTCGCGAGCTATCCCTAACGTGTCCTCGAGTCTTTCTCTTAGCTCGGTAACGTATTGGTAGCTCGTCCGCATGTCCACATCATCTCCTTCTCGTGTCCATAGGCGGCGAAGAAGACGCATAGGACCCCGCACTGTCCGTCCATAAATCGGTTCAAAGAGCGAAAACCCTGTAGACTTGTGAGGTGCTTCGCGATACGCTAATAAGAGTGCATCTATGTACCAGTTACACTGCCTAGGCTTCTCCGTACACAAGCGTCTTAACATTGTCTTCAGTGTGTCATTAAACTTCTCCACCAGACCATTGCACATTGGGTGGTATGGTGTGGTGGTGATTTGGCGTATACTCAACAATCGAGAGACTTCTGTCATGCAATCAGAAATAAATTGGGTGCCTAGGACACTGAGCACTTCCTCTGGCACTCCCACTCGGCTATAGATGCCAACAAGAGCCTCAGCCACCGACTCGGAACTAATATTCTTAAGTGAGATGCTTTCTGAGTATCTGGTAGCATAGTCAATAAACGTCAAGATGTATCGGTGTCCAGCATTACTAGGAGGGAAGGTCGGTTCTACTAAGTCCACTGCCACTCTCTTAAAAGGAAAATTTGTCAAAGGAGTACTCTGCAACGGTACTCTGGCACAATCTCCTTTCTTGTCCGTACGCTGACAAACTTCGCAAGACTTGCAAAATTGTGACACGTCTTTTCTCACTCCAGGCCAATAGAAGTTGCTGAAGACTTTTTCAGCAGTTTTCTTTGATCACAAATGGCCACTCAAGATAGAATCATGAGCCAATTCCATAACTTCGCGACGGAGCGGTCTAGGAACGACCACTTGCTTCACTGGCACTCCACCATTGACTCTAGGATGAGCGTATGATCGATAGAGGATGTCAACCTTCACTTCATACGTCACAACTTGTTGTCCCTTGGTCTTGGGCTCTGTAAATTGCCTGTACTTCTTAATCGTGTCATCGCCCTTTGCAATTGCATCAAACGCTCCCTGTCTATTGCCACCGACTGCCTCGCTTCTGGAACTCGCAATGGGACAGTGTCTCTTCCCAACCTCGCCTGAGCTCTGGTCACCACTCCAGCCAAATGATGATTGGCATCGGGATCTCCTGCTCTTCCCGCCCCTGGGACGTTGCCTATGATTACATCACATATTGGGgtttgtaaacacaaagcCTCTACTGTACCCGACAAGTAGCGAGTGTCAATTTCAACACGAGCTATCGGCACTCTCCTGGTAGTATTGTCGACCAATTGGATAAAGCCGTATTCTCCCGTGAACTGATCTTCTCTTACGAATTTCTGCTTGATAATCACTCCACTGCATCCAGTGTCTCGCAACGTCTCGATCTTGGTGTTACCCACCGTTTCTTCAACGATGGGCATCTCCGCAAGATTAGTCCGCTTCCGTATTTCAGCGCTGCTGACGAAAGGAACTTTCTCTCCTGAATCCAACACTAAGTATCCCCAAGGATCATAATGGGATAGGTCAGGGACAGAAGCAAACTGCGACTAATCCCTTGATGAAAGACACCCGGCACCCACATCTTCTGACTCTCGTTCGAACCTCCTGCTGAATTCCCTGTTCATGCTAATGCTTCCTTATGGCCGTCGCCGCTTTCTGCCGTGACTTCGCATCACCGCCGGTCCCACGCTGATGAGACCAGCAGTCTCTTGCCTCATGCCCCAGTTTGCTGCTTATGTAACACACTCTTCAAGGTCTAAACTTGAATTCCGACGCTTTGTGGCCGAATTTCTTGCAAAGGTAGCACTGAACGCTTGGATTCTCCAGTAATGCCTCCTTAGGTTGAGCACAGTTGGCTTCCCCTGAAGCGAGAGAGGAGTTTGATTGATGTGTGGTCGGGACAGAGTAGAACTTGCGGTTATGGGCTGTCAAAACTCTCCGCTACCTGCGCTAACTCCATAAGATTgagtctctctctctctctctcacacacacacacacacacacacacacacacacacacacacacacacacaaagatgcGCTGCTAAATCTCTTAGACATGCGTTGATAAATAGTTCTCTTATGAACAGGTCCTTGATGCCATTCGATGTGTCTGCAGTATGAGACAACAAGATTCATTTGTCAAGATACGTATTCAACCGAGTAATAAACTGCTCCAGGTTCTCGTACAGCTCCGGGCGACACTTCCTAAACTTGTTGCGGTATCCATCTGTCGTTAAGTCATAGCGCTTGAGTAAGGCTTCCTTCAGTAAACGAAGTTGAGAGCAGCGTCGTCCGGCATTCTGGAATACACGTCTAAAGCCTTATCAGTGAGCAACGCACTTAAAGCTGTTGCCCATTCAAAGTCGGGCGAACCGTTGCTCTTTGCAAACCTCTCAAAACGTTGCAAGTAGCTATCTATTTCATCACTACTTTCCTGAAAAGGAGGTAATTTAGGAAACCTGCCTGGTCGCTTACCACTACCAACTCCTGGCTCGGTAGCTATCTCCACTTCTGTGGCCGATTCCCCTTCTACTTTCTTCATCTCCAACTAGTGCTTATAATATACGATCCGCTTCTCTCGCGTCGACTTCTAACTGTATCCTCTTCAagtctctttctctcttctctttgAATTGATTGCTGCTCTGTCACGAATGCTTGCAGCGCTTCGCCACTCAGGCACATTCTCTCTTCCCATTTCAATTAATCGCTCCATTCTATGTACTTGACTCTACTCACTCACCTTCCAAACTCTTCTACTTGTGACCCACGTCTCACTTCTCGAATTGCTGCAACGTTTTCGGCACACGTTCCTTTCGCTTTTCCTTTCCCGCCTGAGCCCCCAGTGTAACGAACGGTCTTCTCAAAGGATAGGCGAATGCGTGCCACGCTACGACGTTCAACGACTATCTGGGTCGATGATACACACACGCCTTACGTGTTTAGTCCCCACAACTTCCAAATCACACACCAATTCACTCTACACAACCGgcgtatatacatgtatagcaATCCTACCCGATCATTAGTGAACCCCACCCAAAATTCCCTTATTTGGTAACCCAAAAGTCAGACTGTGGCTTCTCGTTAGACACGTGTTTCGAAGACGATGATACCTTCACTGTCGAGATCGATcgattcggcgtgcgcgagcgacAATTGATGACGCTACGACTCGCCGTTTGGAGAAAACGCACAcacgaacgcacgcacgcacgcgagCACACAGCTATCCTTTATATAAGAGTATAAGTGTATAGATGTTGGCATGACAACTTTGTCCATCTTATACCTAAGGTAAAACCTGAAATGTACGCAAACAATCCAATAAGTTCTCAGGCCGACAAAATTGTCTTCTGAATACTGCTGTCAACAAGTAAAGTAGAAGATCAAATAGACAACGCTAAGTCTATCAGTCGCTTCTGCTCTTCCAAATGATGCTTCTTATTGCCAGTAGCTGTGGCTGCAGACGGAGGTCTCCCAGCGTACCTTCAACATAAACATGTTTCATATGCCCTACAAACTTTGGGCAGAGCACACAACAATCATCATACGTGACACGTCGTGTC
This genomic window contains:
- the LOC134184769 gene encoding uncharacterized protein LOC134184769, producing MPIVEETVGNTKIETLRDTGCSGVIIKQKFVREDQFTGEYGFIQLVDNTTRRVPIARVEIDTRYLQRPRGGKSRRSRCQSSFGWSGDQSSGEVGKRHCPIASSRSEAVGGNRQGAFDAIAKGDDTIKKYRQFTEPKTKGQQVVTYEVKVDILYRSYAHPRVNGGVPVKQVVVPRPLRREKTAEKVFSNFYWPGVRKDVSQFCKSCEVCQRTDKKGDCARVPLQSTPLTNFPFKRVAVDLVEPTFPPSNAGHRYILTFIDYATRYSESISLKNISSESVAEALVGIYSRVGVPEEVLSVLGTQFISDCMTEVSRLLSIRQITTTPYHPMCNGLVEKFNDTLKTMLRRLCTEKPRQCNWYIDALLLAYREAPHKSTGFSLFEPIYGRTVRGPMRLLRRLWTREGDDVDMRTSYQYVTELRERLEDTLGIAREEPQKAQQHQKRYYDLRAGHRELSVVKKRVGLNDNRIDVGGNTKVYHINLRKRFLERGKEEFCSKGGPVLNTVCSAVIEATERVTGEAVINNELLDLCTCLATETFDDVKYGSELSSDQALEAAGLVKAFECVFTDFLEQRI